The following proteins are encoded in a genomic region of Lentisphaerota bacterium:
- a CDS encoding XRE family transcriptional regulator, translating into MSVKQKEYDFDADELLGALDETLQHARGKITLRTTRVPLPKKAAPMPPEKVVALRHTLNVSQTVFAHLLNVSPMTAKSWETGRRSPCGAALRLLEIAASNPNVLAPSH; encoded by the coding sequence ATGAGCGTGAAACAAAAAGAATATGACTTCGACGCCGACGAACTGCTTGGTGCTCTCGACGAGACGCTGCAGCACGCACGCGGTAAAATCACCCTGCGCACAACCCGCGTGCCCCTGCCCAAAAAGGCGGCACCGATGCCACCCGAAAAAGTCGTCGCCTTGCGTCACACACTGAACGTGTCGCAGACGGTTTTCGCTCATCTCCTCAATGTATCGCCCATGACGGCGAAAAGCTGGGAGACCGGCCGCCGCTCGCCCTGCGGCGCGGCCTTGCGTCTGCTCGAAATCGCGGCTTCAAATCCCAATGTGCTCGCACCGTCCCACTGA